Proteins encoded by one window of Chondromyces crocatus:
- a CDS encoding argininosuccinate synthase, producing MSRSVRKVVLAYSGGLDTSVILRWLIETTGCEVVAWCADLGQGEELEPLREKALASGASEFLLADLREAFVRDFVFPALRVGAIYEGEYLLGTSLARPCIIEGMMAAVKATGADAIAHGSTGKGNDQVRFELGALHFDPGVQIIAPWREWDLRSRTDCIDYARRHGIPVTATVEKPYSMDRNLFHCSYEGGILEDPWAEPPCDMFQLSRAPEEAPDVPRYVEIGFEAGNPVSVDGERLGPVALLERLNAIAGEHGVGRVDVVEDRFVGMKSRGVYETPGGTLLHKAHRAVESLTMDREVMRIRDALVPEYAALVYRGFWFSPEREMLQAMVDQTQQKVSGTARLKLYKGSVAVVGRRSEASLYREDFVTFEKDTVYDQADATGFIRLNALRLRLRSMRDGSGS from the coding sequence ATGTCCCGATCTGTGCGCAAGGTGGTGCTCGCCTACTCTGGTGGCCTCGATACGAGTGTGATCCTGCGGTGGTTGATCGAGACCACTGGCTGTGAGGTCGTCGCCTGGTGCGCCGATCTCGGCCAAGGGGAGGAGCTCGAGCCGCTGCGCGAGAAGGCGCTCGCGAGCGGGGCCAGCGAGTTCTTGCTGGCCGATCTGAGAGAGGCGTTCGTTCGAGACTTCGTGTTCCCGGCGCTGCGGGTCGGGGCGATCTACGAGGGGGAGTATTTGCTCGGTACTTCGCTCGCCCGACCTTGCATCATCGAGGGGATGATGGCGGCGGTGAAGGCGACCGGAGCCGACGCCATCGCTCATGGCTCGACCGGGAAGGGCAACGATCAGGTGCGCTTCGAGCTGGGGGCGCTGCACTTCGATCCAGGGGTGCAGATCATCGCGCCGTGGCGCGAGTGGGATCTGCGCTCGCGCACGGACTGCATCGATTACGCGCGTCGGCACGGGATCCCGGTGACCGCGACCGTCGAGAAGCCCTACTCGATGGATCGGAACCTGTTCCACTGCTCGTACGAGGGCGGGATCCTGGAGGACCCGTGGGCGGAGCCTCCGTGCGACATGTTCCAGCTCTCCCGCGCGCCAGAGGAGGCGCCGGATGTGCCTCGCTACGTGGAGATTGGCTTCGAGGCGGGCAATCCCGTGAGCGTGGATGGGGAGCGGCTGGGGCCGGTGGCGCTGCTGGAGCGGCTGAACGCCATCGCGGGTGAGCACGGGGTGGGCCGGGTGGACGTGGTGGAAGACCGCTTCGTCGGGATGAAATCGCGCGGGGTCTACGAGACGCCGGGAGGCACGCTGCTCCACAAGGCTCACCGGGCGGTGGAATCCCTCACGATGGATCGTGAGGTGATGCGCATCCGTGACGCGCTCGTCCCCGAGTATGCGGCGCTCGTCTACCGGGGGTTCTGGTTCTCACCAGAGCGGGAGATGCTGCAGGCGATGGTGGATCAGACGCAGCAGAAGGTGAGCGGGACGGCGCGTCTCAAGCTCTACAAGGGGAGCGTGGCGGTCGTGGGGCGGCGGAGCGAAGCGTCGCTCTACCGTGAAGACTTCGTCACGTTCGAGAAGGACACGGTCTACGACCAAGCCGACGCGACGGGCTTCATCCGCCTGAACGCGCTCCGGCTGCGGCTCCGATCCATGCGTGACGGCTCGGGGTCCTAG
- a CDS encoding histone H1-like repetitive region-containing protein: MELEEEERARASLTEALIQRELERLGLGQSALKQPRTPTGKAAAEKAAAEKAAAEKAAAEKAAAEKAAAEKAAAEKAAAEKAAAEKAAAEKAAAEKAAAEKAAAAKAAAEKAAVEKAAAEKAAAEKAAAEKAAAEKAAAEKAAAEKAAAEKAAAEKAAAEKPASGSVTDEASPASALQPKPEAETATDSDLSALVGEDEADAPPASGKIASQRQILGGGERGTTSLEAWGSPPPQRPHEPSPDIQHVTRPSSLPPHLARPRSEAPPAVTHALEAEVTRRPPQQSLHGGIAHFVETRRERRPLDFGEILDLALSLGDGSPEAPP; encoded by the coding sequence GTGGAACTCGAGGAGGAGGAGAGGGCACGTGCAAGTCTCACAGAAGCGCTGATCCAGCGGGAACTGGAGCGGCTTGGACTTGGCCAAAGCGCGCTGAAACAACCACGAACTCCTACAGGCAAGGCTGCTGCCGAGAAGGCGGCTGCCGAGAAGGCGGCTGCCGAGAAGGCGGCTGCCGAGAAGGCGGCTGCTGAGAAGGCTGCTGCCGAGAAGGCGGCTGCCGAGAAGGCTGCTGCCGAGAAGGCGGCTGCTGAGAAGGCTGCTGCCGAGAAGGCGGCTGCCGAGAAGGCTGCTGCCGAGAAGGCGGCTGCCGCGAAGGCGGCTGCCGAGAAGGCTGCTGTCGAGAAGGCGGCTGCCGAGAAGGCGGCTGCCGAGAAGGCGGCTGCTGAGAAGGCGGCTGCCGAGAAGGCGGCTGCCGAGAAGGCGGCTGCCGAGAAGGCGGCTGCCGAGAAGGCGGCTGCCGAGAAGGCTGCCGCTGAGAAGCCCGCTTCAGGTTCGGTCACAGATGAAGCTTCTCCGGCCTCGGCGCTTCAGCCCAAGCCCGAAGCCGAGACCGCCACCGACAGTGACCTCTCTGCTCTCGTGGGCGAAGACGAAGCGGACGCACCGCCAGCGTCTGGCAAGATTGCCAGCCAGCGCCAGATCCTCGGAGGCGGGGAGCGTGGCACCACCAGCCTCGAAGCGTGGGGTTCACCTCCGCCACAGCGGCCGCATGAGCCGTCACCCGACATCCAGCACGTCACCAGGCCCTCGTCGCTTCCCCCCCACCTCGCCCGACCACGCAGCGAGGCTCCTCCAGCCGTCACGCACGCTCTCGAGGCCGAGGTGACGCGCCGCCCGCCCCAGCAAAGCCTCCACGGCGGCATCGCGCATTTCGTCGAGACTCGCCGCGAACGCCGTCCTCTCGATTTCGGCGAGATCCTCGATCTCGCCCTCTCCCTCGGGGACGGCTCACCGGAAGCGCCGCCGTAG
- a CDS encoding DUF6882 domain-containing protein produces the protein MKTSNEAKPERRVSPRTGNTAVATPAPRNARGQAPATRPRSAKEDKGSSLRSSKQTPRTQPSAKPAPAARGAAAPSAAAPKAAAPDAAPAGAAPLLPATPKAARRAPIPERSPPPRPLISAAAAPQPPPQEPELDWDDMPAKPDCGVLAQRWAARGQSLFQRLTEHGIAQHEVRVDLKDGLFVWVDGEGCVSAEAHAQVLCSFCQATSVVSMGWADPLVRAAAVPRIDGMLSERDDIDEEGAWQIAMEAAEACGVSYLYRVSAPHAWYFLGLTGLSFEPTRQWFHPGPPVGLVLRALAEVRAAIEGRAEPRDVIRERLCALGNALIHQAAYTYRGTDWVARLERAGRLLLQLAKRLPRPSFGAIASGQAVEDWLCREFAMDLVKSIELLEDEWSPFS, from the coding sequence GTGAAAACCTCGAACGAGGCCAAGCCCGAGCGCCGCGTCTCTCCGCGGACAGGCAACACCGCCGTGGCCACGCCAGCGCCACGCAATGCCAGAGGCCAGGCCCCTGCGACGCGACCGCGCAGCGCCAAGGAGGACAAAGGCTCCTCCTTGCGCAGCAGCAAGCAGACTCCCCGCACCCAGCCCAGCGCCAAGCCCGCGCCCGCGGCCCGCGGTGCAGCAGCACCCAGTGCAGCCGCGCCCAAGGCGGCGGCCCCCGATGCAGCGCCCGCCGGCGCAGCGCCCCTCCTTCCCGCAACCCCGAAGGCGGCCCGCCGCGCCCCGATTCCCGAGCGCTCCCCGCCCCCTCGTCCTCTGATCAGCGCCGCCGCTGCACCGCAGCCACCACCGCAAGAGCCAGAGCTCGACTGGGACGACATGCCCGCCAAACCCGACTGCGGCGTGCTCGCCCAGCGCTGGGCGGCGCGTGGCCAGTCCCTCTTCCAGCGCCTGACCGAGCATGGCATCGCGCAGCACGAGGTCCGCGTCGACCTGAAGGATGGACTGTTCGTCTGGGTCGACGGCGAGGGGTGCGTCTCTGCGGAAGCGCACGCGCAGGTGCTGTGCAGCTTCTGTCAGGCCACCTCCGTGGTCTCGATGGGGTGGGCGGACCCACTGGTGCGCGCGGCGGCCGTGCCGCGTATCGACGGCATGCTCTCGGAGCGCGACGACATCGACGAGGAGGGCGCGTGGCAGATCGCCATGGAAGCTGCAGAGGCCTGCGGCGTCTCGTACCTCTACCGGGTCTCCGCTCCTCACGCCTGGTACTTCCTCGGCCTGACCGGCCTCAGCTTCGAGCCGACACGTCAGTGGTTCCACCCGGGCCCCCCGGTAGGCCTGGTGCTGCGCGCGCTCGCCGAGGTACGGGCCGCGATCGAGGGACGCGCCGAGCCCCGCGACGTGATCCGGGAGCGCCTTTGCGCCCTTGGAAATGCCTTGATCCACCAGGCCGCATACACCTACCGCGGCACGGACTGGGTGGCCCGCCTGGAGCGCGCGGGGCGGCTCCTGCTCCAGCTCGCGAAGCGCCTGCCCCGCCCGAGCTTTGGCGCGATCGCCTCCGGACAGGCCGTTGAGGACTGGCTCTGCCGCGAGTTCGCCATGGACCTCGTGAAGTCCATCGAACTGCTCGAGGACGAGTGGTCCCCGTTCAGCTAG